One window of Marmota flaviventris isolate mMarFla1 chromosome 5, mMarFla1.hap1, whole genome shotgun sequence genomic DNA carries:
- the Cxxc5 gene encoding CXXC-type zinc finger protein 5, which yields MSSLSGGSQEAGGSSSSSSSSSSSSSTTTTTSSSGSGPKAGATEKGAAVATAASASVADDTPPPERRNKSGIISEPLNKSLRRSRPLSHYSSFGGSGGSGSLMGGESADKAAAAAAAASLLANGHDLAAAMAVDKSNPTSKHKSGAVASLLSKAERASELAAEGQLTLQQFAQSTEMLKRVVQEHLPLMSEAGAGLPDMEAVAGAEALNGQSDFPYLGAFPINPGLFIMTPAGVFLAESALHMAGLAEYPMQGELASAISSGKKKRKRCGMCAPCRRRINCEQCSSCRNRKTGHQICKFRKCEELKKKPSAALEKVMLPTGAAFRWFQ from the coding sequence ATGTCGAGCCTCAGCGGTGGCTCCCAAGAGGCCGGCGGcagtagtagcagcagcagcagcagcagcagcagcagcagtaccaccaccaccaccagcagcagtGGCAGTGGCCCAAAGGCAGGAGCAACTGAAAAGGGTGCGGCAGTGGCAACTGCTGCGTCAGCCTCGGTGGCAGATGACACACCACCCCCAGAGCGTCGGAACAAGAGTGGCATCATCAGCGAACCCCTGAACAAGAGTCTGCGTCGTTCCCGCCCCCTCTCCCACTACTCTTCCTttggtggcagtggtggcagtGGCAGCCTGATGGGCGGGGAGTCTGCTGACAAGGCAGCGGCGGCTGCGGCCGCGGCCTCCCTCTTGGCCAATGGTCACGACCTGGCGGCAGCCATGGCGGTGGACAAAAGCAACCCTACCTCAAAGCACAAAAGTGGTGCTGTGGCCAGCCTGCTGAGCAAGGCAGAGCGGGCCTCGGAGCTGGCAGCTGAGGGACAGCTGACGCTGCAGCAGTTCGCGCAGTCCACGGAGATGCTGAAGCGCGTGGTGCAGGAGCACCTACCACTGATGAGCGAGGCGGGCGCTGGCCTGCCCGACATGGAGGCCGTGGCGGGCGCCGAGGCCCTCAATGGCCAGTCCGACTTCCCCTACCTGGGCGCTTTCCCCATCAACCCGGGCCTCTTCATCATGACCCCCGCAGGTGTGTTCCTGGCCGAGAGCGCGCTGCACATGGCCGGCCTGGCCGAGTACCCCATGCAGGGAGAGCTAGCCTCTGCCATCAGCTCGGGCAAGAAGAAGCGGAAACGCTGCGGCATGTGTGCGCCCTGCCGGCGGCGCATCAACTGTGAGCAGTGCAGCAGTTGTAGGAACCGAAAGACTGGCCATCAGATTTGCAAATTCAGAAAATGTGAGGAACTCAAAAAGAAGCCT